One genomic window of Helicobacter canis includes the following:
- a CDS encoding FkbM family methyltransferase: protein MLVYTLKQILPRRVWEWLKRARQRILGRRAYMNPSYSIEGEDRIVRALLWQKHDKGFYVDVGAHHPFRFSNTYLFYTQGWSGINIDATPGSMKAFNKYRPRDINLEVGIGEQTGGGG from the coding sequence ATGTTAGTTTATACATTAAAGCAGATTCTACCAAGGCGCGTATGGGAGTGGCTCAAGCGCGCTAGGCAGCGGATTTTAGGGCGTAGAGCTTATATGAATCCTAGCTACTCAATCGAGGGTGAAGATCGCATTGTGCGCGCGCTTTTGTGGCAGAAGCACGACAAAGGATTCTATGTCGATGTGGGGGCGCACCACCCCTTTCGCTTCTCAAATACTTATTTGTTTTACACGCAAGGCTGGAGCGGGATCAATATCGATGCGACTCCGGGCAGTATGAAAGCCTTTAACAAATATCGCCCTAGGGATATAAATTTGGAAGTGGGGATAGGGGAGCAAACGGGGGGGGGGGGGTAA